Proteins from one Flavobacterium branchiarum genomic window:
- a CDS encoding DUF4494 domain-containing protein — MSTIWYECKVKYRKTDDTGTQKVTTEPYLVDAVSYTEAESRINEEMSAYISEEFKITNIKIANYAEIHPFENADRWFKSKVSLMAYDEESGKERRSNMYILVQANDVKEAYDNTIAIMKNTMGDYTIPAIAESPIMDVFPYFSGEEGELAQLERFNALKASKPELVAAGETGDDFVGGESE; from the coding sequence ATGAGCACAATTTGGTACGAATGCAAAGTAAAATATAGAAAGACTGATGATACTGGAACGCAAAAAGTTACAACAGAACCATATTTGGTAGATGCTGTATCTTACACCGAAGCAGAATCTAGAATTAATGAAGAGATGTCTGCTTATATTAGTGAAGAATTTAAAATCACAAATATAAAAATAGCAAATTATGCTGAGATTCACCCTTTTGAAAATGCAGATCGTTGGTTTAAATCGAAAGTCTCTTTAATGGCGTATGACGAAGAAAGTGGTAAAGAACGTAGATCTAACATGTACATATTGGTTCAAGCCAATGATGTAAAAGAAGCGTATGACAATACTATTGCTATAATGAAAAATACTATGGGAGATTATACTATTCCTGCGATTGCAGAATCTCCAATTATGGATGTTTTCCCATATTTTAGTGGTGAAGAAGGTGAATTGGCACAATTAGAAAGATTCAACGCTCTTAAAGCTTCTAAACCAGAATTAGTGGCCGCAGGAGAAACAGGAGATGATTTTGTTGGTGGCGAAAGTGAATAA
- a CDS encoding helix-turn-helix domain-containing protein yields the protein MNNVKPSELVDRIEKKSHVWFEDNWIHDTDEHFHERAQLVYVEKGFQYLHVEGRIYLLPQNHAAWIPSNLSHRTTAASENINLRTIFYSIDKENNLYDKLRIFSVPPVLREIITYSAKWSKIAAYSIAEEAFLNAIFVELPTFFERTMALNIAVPNDERLLQISNFIIDNIGNDIQVSAIAEKNNMSLRSLERVFKKETTITISKYIQLVRIIKGVEFLTTGKYSVSQVAYLVGYKSLQAFSASFFQILNKRPNEFLVF from the coding sequence ATGAATAATGTAAAACCAAGCGAATTAGTAGATCGTATTGAAAAGAAATCCCATGTATGGTTTGAGGATAATTGGATACATGATACTGATGAGCACTTTCATGAAAGAGCACAGCTTGTTTATGTAGAGAAAGGTTTTCAATATTTACATGTAGAAGGTAGAATCTACCTCTTGCCACAAAATCATGCTGCATGGATCCCCTCTAATCTATCTCACAGAACAACAGCCGCTTCGGAAAATATAAATTTGAGAACCATTTTTTATTCAATTGACAAAGAAAATAATTTGTATGATAAGCTAAGAATATTTTCTGTACCGCCAGTGCTTAGGGAAATCATAACTTATTCAGCTAAATGGAGTAAAATTGCAGCATATTCAATTGCAGAAGAAGCTTTTTTAAATGCAATTTTTGTTGAATTACCAACTTTTTTTGAAAGAACAATGGCTTTAAATATTGCGGTTCCAAATGATGAGCGGTTATTACAAATTAGTAACTTCATTATTGATAATATTGGTAATGATATACAAGTTAGCGCAATAGCCGAAAAAAATAATATGTCGTTGCGATCCTTAGAAAGGGTATTTAAAAAAGAAACCACTATTACAATTTCTAAATACATTCAATTGGTCCGAATTATCAAGGGAGTTGAATTTTTAACCACAGGGAAATATTCGGTATCACAGGTAGCTTATCTTGTAGGTTACAAAAGTCTGCAAGCATTCAGTGCGAGTTTCTTTCAAATTTTAAACAAACGCCCTAATGAGTTTTTAGTGTTTTAA
- a CDS encoding CynX/NimT family MFS transporter has product MNKHQTPSKSKSEFCFKIVLPFVGILLVASTLRAPLTALGPVLTEIRSSLQLSNSEAGLLTTIPLMAFAFLSILVGQLSRKLNIEKFLLFSITLLIIGLYIRVLDSPFTLFLGSAILGIAICIGNVLVPGYIKKTFPNKSGMVIGFYSVSMNFTAALASGFSIAIGKLSGFGWKGSLGIWIAVAVISFLLWLPIVLKRSENIEKNEIVNSKLNIFKSSLAWQISLFMGLQSLMYYSIVTWLPMLLQGFGMAKEESGWVLSFMQLAMLPLTFLGPIIASKLSNQKILVFIVAVGMFASVVLILLFQLQYIYVAVILFGISSGLAFSLSMLFFIIRTGDSHTATRVSGMAQSVGYLLAAFGPPVFGKLYEYGNSWNLSLYFLLIMAVILLLVGLKTARNRVIS; this is encoded by the coding sequence ATGAATAAGCACCAAACCCCCTCAAAGAGTAAGTCTGAATTTTGTTTTAAGATTGTACTACCGTTTGTAGGAATATTGCTTGTAGCCTCTACATTACGAGCCCCATTAACCGCTCTTGGTCCTGTATTAACCGAAATAAGGAGTTCATTACAACTATCAAATAGCGAAGCTGGATTATTAACGACTATTCCTTTAATGGCATTTGCATTTCTATCAATTTTGGTAGGACAGCTATCAAGAAAATTGAATATTGAGAAGTTTTTATTATTTTCTATTACCCTTTTAATCATAGGATTATATATAAGAGTTTTAGATTCTCCATTTACATTATTTTTAGGATCAGCGATTTTAGGTATAGCAATATGTATTGGAAATGTTTTGGTTCCGGGGTATATAAAGAAAACATTCCCTAATAAATCTGGAATGGTTATAGGTTTTTATTCAGTGTCAATGAATTTCACAGCAGCTCTTGCTTCAGGTTTTAGTATTGCAATTGGTAAGCTAAGTGGCTTTGGGTGGAAAGGATCTTTGGGAATATGGATCGCTGTTGCTGTTATTTCTTTCTTGTTATGGCTACCAATCGTATTAAAAAGATCTGAAAACATAGAAAAAAACGAAATTGTAAATAGTAAATTAAATATTTTCAAATCCTCATTAGCATGGCAAATTAGTTTGTTCATGGGATTACAATCACTAATGTATTATTCTATTGTAACTTGGCTCCCAATGTTATTACAAGGCTTTGGTATGGCAAAAGAAGAAAGTGGCTGGGTTTTATCTTTTATGCAATTAGCAATGCTTCCCTTAACATTTTTGGGACCTATTATTGCGTCTAAACTATCGAATCAAAAGATTTTGGTTTTTATTGTTGCTGTAGGAATGTTTGCAAGTGTAGTACTAATTCTTTTGTTTCAGTTACAATATATTTATGTTGCTGTTATACTATTCGGAATTTCTTCTGGATTAGCATTTAGTTTGTCAATGTTATTTTTTATAATTCGCACAGGCGATAGTCATACTGCGACAAGAGTATCTGGGATGGCACAGTCGGTAGGTTATCTCTTAGCAGCATTCGGACCTCCTGTATTCGGTAAGTTATATGAATATGGTAATTCATGGAATTTGTCTTTGTATTTTCTTTTAATAATGGCAGTGATATTATTATTAGTTGGTTTGAAAACAGCACGAAACAGAGTGATTAGTTAA
- a CDS encoding helix-turn-helix domain-containing protein yields MKENYLDTAIYNTDFFEILLFKKAKGTLILNQRKINITDNTIVFISPFQKRQWHLDAEELDFTILVFQEDFLNDFFSDKLFTYRLLYFYQLNYPLDIKLSSEDLQKFCNLLTEIKFELLDSKPDSIHIIRSLIYYVLQKFNREYANKYNLSLDRPENNYAYQFKQLLELHIREKQRIEDYVHLLGVSRITINTAVKKQFNVTATHLLKQRLLFEIKNDLIHSGKTATEIAYDLHFSEPNHMIRFFKSQTGMTTSQFLSDYQNGMF; encoded by the coding sequence GTGAAAGAAAATTATTTAGATACTGCTATTTATAATACTGATTTTTTTGAAATCTTACTTTTTAAGAAAGCTAAAGGAACATTGATTTTGAATCAACGAAAAATAAATATTACTGACAATACGATTGTTTTTATTTCGCCATTTCAAAAAAGACAATGGCACTTAGACGCCGAGGAATTAGATTTTACGATATTGGTATTTCAAGAAGATTTTTTGAATGATTTTTTTTCGGATAAACTTTTTACCTATCGTTTGTTGTATTTTTATCAGCTTAATTACCCATTAGATATTAAATTAAGTTCAGAAGATCTTCAGAAGTTTTGTAATTTACTTACTGAAATTAAGTTTGAACTTCTAGATAGTAAACCCGATAGTATTCATATAATTCGTTCACTTATTTATTATGTTTTACAGAAATTCAATAGGGAATATGCTAATAAATATAATCTTTCCCTTGACAGACCTGAGAATAATTATGCTTATCAGTTTAAGCAATTATTAGAATTACACATTAGAGAAAAACAGCGAATAGAAGATTATGTTCATTTGTTAGGAGTGAGCAGGATAACTATAAATACAGCTGTAAAAAAGCAGTTTAATGTTACTGCAACACATCTTTTGAAACAACGACTTCTTTTTGAAATAAAAAACGACCTTATACATTCTGGTAAAACCGCGACTGAGATAGCGTATGACCTTCATTTTTCAGAGCCCAACCATATGATCCGTTTTTTTAAGTCACAAACAGGAATGACGACTAGTCAATTCTTATCAGATTATCAAAATGGTATGTTTTGA
- a CDS encoding TonB-dependent receptor: MKKNLKVLLTAILTLSSTLFFAQSQDIKGTITNENGSPLEFVTILIKGTNISATSDALGNFTVASVAVSPTFVISLFGYQTKEVLVKGRVIEVQLILENNSLDEIVVVGSRNPKKSKLETAVPVDVVNLAKIRNTTPQTTTNDILTYLIPSFNSSRQSSSDGTEHIDPASLRGLGPDQVLVLINGKRRHTTSLVNYQNTVGNGSVGTDLSAIPASAIKRIEVLRDGAAAQYGSDAIAGVINLVLKDNAGLEANVTYGSTSRDDGQTTNLNLNYGAKIGNKGGFINLTAEFNNRQKTNRSQNNNLIIFDQSAYDNYFAYDFAADPAQARQIDDNLLAQNGLKRDDFNFQIGDAKIKNVQGFFNTSIPLNDQIEFYASGGISHRNGTGYGFRRLPSETENVVFSIFPFGFQPELNSVVTDLSSSVGFKFKFGEWKLDLSNTIGENKFVYDVSNTNNVSLGANSPTDFKAGNHSFLQNTVNADVSRLYKDVFNGLNVAFGGEYRFEKYKIVAGEEASYIDGGSQSFPGFSPLNAVNENRNSVGVYADVEADITDKLLIGVAGRYEDFTDFGNTLNGKLSARYKILDNLSIRGAISTGFRAPSLHQQYFNNIATDAVDGKILNSGIFRNDSDVAKQLGIPKLKEETSRNYSFGVVFSPIKKLNITADYYHIRIDNRIILTGNLGNDAFGEPVPELRDLFAVYGAQTGRFFTNAINTTTNGLDLVIDYDLNVGEGKMNLSLLYNYNDNKVDKNLNNVPALFQGQDDVYYGPQERSLIETNTPKHKGTFAINYSLAKWNFLLRNTYFGEVIRDGFPFGGIQKHNGKVVTDMTVAYKITPKIQVAFGANNLFDVFPDRQIYENSYYGVFKYAPVQMGTTGAYYFGRMSFSL; encoded by the coding sequence ATGAAAAAAAATTTAAAAGTCCTATTAACAGCAATTCTCACTTTATCGAGTACTTTGTTTTTTGCACAAAGTCAAGATATAAAAGGAACTATTACTAATGAAAACGGAAGTCCTCTAGAATTTGTTACCATTCTTATTAAGGGAACTAATATAAGTGCTACAAGTGATGCCTTGGGTAATTTTACAGTAGCTTCTGTTGCAGTTAGCCCCACTTTTGTTATTTCATTATTTGGCTATCAAACTAAAGAGGTTCTTGTAAAAGGGCGTGTTATTGAGGTACAACTTATTTTGGAGAACAACAGCCTTGACGAAATTGTTGTGGTAGGAAGTAGAAATCCTAAGAAAAGCAAACTAGAAACTGCTGTTCCTGTCGATGTTGTGAATTTAGCTAAAATTAGAAATACAACTCCTCAAACAACTACAAATGATATTTTAACTTACTTGATCCCTTCTTTTAATTCAAGTCGTCAATCATCATCAGATGGAACAGAGCATATTGATCCAGCTTCATTAAGAGGTTTAGGACCAGATCAGGTTTTAGTTTTAATTAACGGAAAAAGAAGACATACAACCTCGTTAGTAAATTATCAGAATACAGTTGGAAATGGATCTGTAGGAACAGATTTAAGCGCTATTCCTGCTTCGGCAATTAAGCGTATTGAAGTTTTACGTGATGGAGCAGCCGCACAATATGGATCAGATGCAATTGCTGGAGTTATCAATTTAGTTTTAAAAGACAATGCTGGTTTAGAAGCCAATGTAACTTATGGTAGTACGTCTAGAGATGATGGACAGACCACAAATTTAAATTTGAATTACGGAGCTAAAATTGGAAATAAAGGTGGTTTTATCAACTTAACTGCTGAATTTAATAATCGTCAGAAAACGAACCGTTCACAAAATAACAACTTGATTATTTTTGATCAATCAGCTTATGACAATTATTTTGCATATGATTTTGCAGCAGATCCTGCTCAAGCACGTCAGATAGACGATAATTTATTAGCTCAAAATGGATTGAAACGGGATGATTTTAATTTCCAGATTGGAGATGCCAAAATTAAAAATGTCCAAGGTTTCTTTAATACATCAATTCCGTTAAACGATCAAATTGAGTTTTATGCTTCGGGCGGAATAAGCCATAGAAATGGTACTGGTTATGGATTTAGACGTTTGCCAAGTGAAACGGAGAATGTAGTGTTTTCTATTTTTCCATTCGGTTTCCAACCAGAATTAAACTCAGTTGTTACTGATCTTTCTTCTTCAGTAGGGTTTAAATTTAAATTTGGAGAATGGAAATTAGATTTAAGCAATACAATCGGTGAGAACAAATTTGTTTATGATGTTTCTAATACCAATAACGTTTCTTTGGGAGCAAATAGTCCAACTGATTTTAAAGCTGGTAATCATTCTTTTTTACAAAACACTGTAAATGCTGATGTGTCAAGACTGTATAAAGACGTTTTTAATGGTCTGAATGTGGCTTTTGGAGGAGAATATCGTTTTGAAAAATATAAAATTGTTGCTGGTGAAGAAGCTTCTTATATTGATGGAGGATCGCAATCATTTCCAGGGTTTTCTCCTTTGAATGCAGTAAATGAAAATAGAAATAGCGTTGGTGTTTATGCAGATGTAGAAGCAGATATTACCGATAAATTATTAATTGGAGTTGCTGGTCGTTATGAAGATTTTACAGATTTTGGAAATACTTTAAACGGAAAATTATCAGCTAGATATAAAATTTTAGACAACCTTTCTATTCGTGGAGCAATAAGCACAGGCTTTAGAGCACCATCATTACACCAGCAGTATTTTAACAACATTGCCACCGATGCTGTTGATGGGAAGATTTTAAATTCAGGTATTTTTAGAAATGATAGCGATGTAGCTAAGCAACTTGGAATCCCGAAATTAAAAGAAGAGACTTCTAGAAATTATAGTTTTGGAGTTGTTTTTTCTCCAATTAAGAAATTAAACATTACAGCCGATTATTATCACATTAGAATTGATAACAGAATTATCTTAACTGGAAATTTAGGTAATGATGCTTTTGGAGAGCCAGTTCCTGAACTTCGTGATTTGTTTGCTGTTTATGGCGCTCAAACAGGACGTTTCTTTACAAATGCAATCAATACAACTACAAACGGACTTGATTTAGTTATTGATTATGATTTGAATGTAGGTGAAGGAAAAATGAATCTTTCGTTATTGTATAATTACAATGATAATAAAGTAGATAAGAATTTAAACAATGTTCCTGCTTTATTTCAAGGTCAAGATGATGTTTATTATGGACCACAAGAAAGAAGTTTGATAGAAACAAATACTCCAAAGCACAAAGGAACTTTTGCAATAAATTATAGTTTAGCTAAATGGAACTTTTTATTAAGAAATACTTATTTTGGAGAAGTAATTCGTGATGGATTCCCGTTTGGAGGAATTCAAAAACACAACGGTAAAGTAGTTACTGATATGACTGTTGCTTATAAAATAACACCAAAAATTCAGGTTGCTTTTGGAGCTAATAACTTATTTGATGTTTTCCCAGATAGACAAATTTATGAAAACAGTTATTATGGAGTGTTTAAATATGCGCCTGTGCAAATGGGAACAACTGGAGCTTACTATTTTGGAAGAATGAGTTTTAGTTTGTAA
- a CDS encoding LytR/AlgR family response regulator transcription factor has product METTLLKNIVYIESLGNYTKLFINNVDTPIIIYGSLSSIAIEIDSVNFVQIHRSFIVNKHAIQTLTSKTLTMSNSEVLPIGRKYQILIDNLNLLL; this is encoded by the coding sequence ATAGAAACGACACTTTTAAAAAATATTGTTTACATTGAAAGTTTAGGTAACTACACAAAACTATTTATAAATAACGTAGATACTCCAATTATTATTTATGGATCGCTTTCTAGTATTGCTATAGAAATTGATAGTGTGAACTTTGTGCAAATACACCGATCATTTATTGTAAACAAACATGCTATACAAACACTAACGTCAAAAACTTTGACAATGAGTAATTCCGAAGTTTTACCTATTGGAAGAAAATATCAAATTTTGATTGACAATTTAAATTTACTGCTTTAG
- a CDS encoding META domain-containing protein, which translates to MKNYVLLFVSVLTLSFNSCTTMKDTTKTAELYNTTWELEYITGPRIAFEGLYPDKKPFLKFDEKEGQVYGNAGCNGYTAPYTLKGNKLTFGEQGPATLMYCEGGGEQTFLQTIKKINGYSIDKDGKLNLMMDEVPMMRFKKVTK; encoded by the coding sequence ATGAAAAATTATGTATTACTATTCGTTTCTGTTTTAACTCTATCTTTTAATTCTTGTACAACAATGAAAGACACTACAAAAACTGCCGAGCTTTATAATACAACTTGGGAACTGGAATATATTACGGGACCGCGTATTGCTTTTGAAGGTTTGTATCCAGATAAAAAACCTTTCCTGAAATTTGATGAAAAAGAGGGTCAAGTTTATGGGAATGCTGGATGTAATGGTTATACTGCACCATATACTTTAAAAGGCAATAAGCTAACTTTTGGAGAACAAGGTCCAGCAACTTTAATGTATTGTGAAGGTGGTGGAGAGCAAACGTTTCTACAAACAATTAAAAAAATTAATGGCTATTCTATTGATAAAGATGGTAAACTTAATTTAATGATGGATGAGGTTCCAATGATGAGATTCAAAAAAGTAACTAAATAA
- a CDS encoding MBL fold metallo-hydrolase, with protein MKKMFLGIVLSLIVVASYGQDATNNKSSIQLIRNATLVFNYAGKQFLIDPMLAPKGAYPGFEGTANWHLRNPLVELPVPAESLLNPDAIIVSHLHPDHWDEAAIKMLPKDKPVYAQNKQDAVAIESAGFKDVRVLSDKSHFENIKFQKTEAQHGSDELYANPQMAAILGEASGFFFKEKGQKSVYFVGDAVWTNSFESNLKRLNPDVVVLNTGFAQVNGFGAIIMGKEDVARVNKILPKATIIAVHMEAINHCVLSRKELAEYVKSNGISDKVIIPVDGQLIKL; from the coding sequence ATGAAAAAAATGTTTTTAGGTATTGTGTTAAGTTTAATTGTAGTCGCTTCTTATGGACAAGATGCAACTAATAATAAATCAAGTATTCAATTAATTAGAAATGCTACTTTGGTATTTAATTATGCTGGTAAACAATTTCTTATTGATCCTATGTTGGCTCCAAAGGGGGCATACCCAGGTTTTGAAGGAACGGCTAATTGGCATTTACGCAATCCACTAGTAGAACTTCCAGTTCCAGCAGAAAGTCTTCTTAATCCAGATGCAATTATTGTTTCGCATTTGCATCCAGATCATTGGGATGAGGCGGCTATAAAGATGCTTCCAAAAGACAAACCTGTTTATGCTCAAAATAAGCAGGATGCAGTGGCAATTGAGTCTGCTGGATTTAAAGATGTTCGCGTTTTATCTGATAAATCACATTTTGAAAATATTAAATTTCAAAAAACGGAAGCACAACATGGATCTGATGAATTATATGCTAATCCTCAGATGGCCGCTATATTAGGAGAAGCGTCAGGTTTTTTCTTTAAAGAAAAAGGGCAGAAGTCTGTTTATTTTGTGGGAGATGCTGTCTGGACAAATTCTTTTGAGTCTAATCTGAAAAGATTAAATCCTGATGTTGTTGTTTTGAACACTGGCTTTGCTCAAGTCAATGGTTTTGGAGCAATTATTATGGGGAAAGAAGATGTAGCCAGAGTAAACAAGATCTTACCAAAGGCTACAATAATTGCTGTACATATGGAGGCAATTAACCATTGTGTTCTTAGTCGTAAAGAACTAGCTGAGTATGTAAAGAGCAACGGAATTTCTGACAAAGTGATTATTCCAGTAGACGGGCAGCTTATTAAACTTTAA
- a CDS encoding MgtC/SapB family protein produces MDITEFLIRLVTATFAGLIIGFERQWNHKETGLKTNMLVATGAAAFVLLSIKVAGTAPNIDVTRITAQVVMGVGFLGAGVIFREGPNVHGLNSAATIWCSAAIGCIAASGYFIEALICTFLVIIVNTAIEPIDRWLRNRK; encoded by the coding sequence TTGGATATAACAGAGTTTTTGATACGCCTTGTAACAGCTACATTCGCAGGATTAATTATAGGTTTTGAAAGACAGTGGAATCATAAAGAAACGGGGCTAAAAACGAATATGCTGGTAGCAACAGGAGCCGCGGCATTTGTGTTGTTATCAATAAAAGTTGCAGGAACTGCTCCCAATATTGATGTAACTCGTATTACGGCACAAGTAGTAATGGGAGTTGGTTTTCTAGGGGCAGGAGTCATTTTTAGGGAAGGACCAAATGTTCACGGATTAAACTCAGCTGCCACAATATGGTGCAGTGCGGCAATAGGCTGTATTGCTGCTTCTGGTTATTTTATAGAAGCTCTGATATGTACATTTTTAGTTATTATAGTTAATACTGCTATCGAACCTATAGATAGATGGTTAAGGAATAGGAAATAA